In a single window of the Candidatus Nanosynbacter featherlites genome:
- the rplT gene encoding 50S ribosomal protein L20: MRVKRGVSAHAKHKKILKAAKGMQHNRTRSFRLAKQGVIRALQYAYRDRRNKKRDLRALWITRINAAARQEGTTYGKLIAGMKAHNIDVNRKILAEIAVNDPVAFKKIVEAATK, translated from the coding sequence ATGCGAGTAAAACGAGGCGTTTCAGCACATGCAAAGCACAAAAAGATTCTCAAAGCTGCTAAAGGAATGCAGCATAACCGTACACGCAGTTTTCGTTTAGCAAAACAAGGTGTTATTCGCGCCTTGCAATATGCTTATCGTGACCGTCGCAATAAAAAACGTGACTTGCGAGCATTGTGGATTACTCGTATTAACGCAGCTGCTCGACAAGAAGGCACCACTTACGGTAAGTTGATTGCCGGTATGAAAGCTCATAATATTGATGTTAATCGCAAAATATTAGCAGAAATAGCCGTGAACGATCCTGTAGCATTCAAAAAGATCGTTGAAGCAGCTACAAAATAG
- a CDS encoding YifB family Mg chelatase-like AAA ATPase, whose amino-acid sequence MTVSKILSATPCGFQGQLIEIEGDLSKGLPSIQIVGLGNKAIDEAKDRVRSAIKNSLLEFPKGKIVINLAPAELPKDGTQFDLPIALSILQLNNLLSQEAVSDALFAGELALDGSIRPIQSAITIAEVAKKNNITTIYIPADNTEQALLLKDITVIPIKSLRQLFLHLKKECLISPAVKKTTPDVTEVIDTPIDTIIGQEQAKRAISIAVAGRHNLLFSGPPGSGKSMLAKACAGLLPPLKGQEIIDVTKLHSIGNPDLTDGIVSSRPFRAPHHTASRTSIIGGGPKARPGEISLAHNGVLFLDEILEYPRSVLEALRQPLEDHTITISRANQKYKYPASFLLVATMNPCPCGYYGDTEKSCTCTSSQILNYQKRLSGPLLDRIDMTVNVSRVNHETLLQNKPLNNSQHLKITEVIQQALRFQQQRFNSNEKHNGSLKSSEVDHYARLSTDAKDLLIKAAKSLDLSTRSYFKVIKVARTIADLEASDVIETPHIAESLQYRQVQYS is encoded by the coding sequence ATGACGGTAAGCAAGATACTCTCTGCAACACCATGTGGGTTTCAAGGCCAATTGATTGAAATCGAGGGAGACCTATCAAAAGGACTACCGAGCATCCAAATTGTTGGTTTAGGAAATAAGGCGATCGACGAAGCAAAGGACCGAGTTCGAAGCGCCATCAAGAACTCTCTACTTGAGTTTCCAAAGGGCAAAATTGTCATCAACCTGGCGCCAGCTGAACTACCAAAAGATGGTACCCAGTTTGATCTGCCGATTGCATTGTCAATATTACAACTGAACAATCTCCTTTCGCAAGAAGCTGTCAGCGACGCGCTCTTTGCTGGAGAACTAGCCTTGGATGGCTCCATTAGACCCATCCAGTCAGCTATTACTATTGCCGAAGTTGCTAAGAAGAATAATATTACAACTATTTACATCCCAGCTGATAACACGGAACAAGCCCTATTGCTGAAAGACATTACTGTCATTCCTATCAAAAGCTTGCGCCAATTATTCCTGCATTTGAAAAAGGAATGTCTTATATCACCTGCTGTCAAAAAAACTACACCTGATGTTACAGAGGTAATAGACACTCCAATAGATACAATCATCGGACAAGAGCAAGCTAAACGAGCCATCAGTATTGCAGTAGCAGGAAGACATAATTTACTATTCTCAGGACCCCCTGGGTCTGGTAAAAGCATGCTAGCAAAGGCTTGTGCCGGACTATTGCCCCCTCTAAAGGGTCAAGAAATAATAGACGTTACCAAATTGCATAGCATTGGTAACCCGGACTTAACAGACGGCATAGTCTCATCCAGACCATTTCGTGCACCACACCATACAGCGAGCAGAACCTCTATTATAGGCGGAGGCCCTAAGGCACGGCCAGGAGAAATAAGTCTGGCGCATAATGGAGTCTTATTCTTGGACGAAATCTTAGAGTACCCACGATCAGTCTTGGAAGCGTTACGCCAACCCTTGGAAGACCACACTATAACCATCAGCCGGGCTAACCAAAAATACAAATACCCTGCCAGTTTTTTACTAGTTGCCACTATGAATCCTTGTCCTTGCGGATATTACGGAGATACTGAAAAAAGCTGTACCTGCACATCTTCTCAAATCCTTAATTACCAAAAACGGCTATCAGGACCACTCCTTGATCGCATAGATATGACAGTAAATGTTAGTCGTGTAAATCATGAGACACTCCTTCAAAATAAGCCGTTGAATAATTCACAACATTTAAAAATAACAGAGGTTATCCAGCAAGCGTTGCGTTTTCAACAACAGCGTTTTAACAGCAATGAAAAACACAACGGATCACTGAAAAGCTCTGAGGTTGACCACTATGCTCGTCTCTCTACTGACGCAAAAGACCTCCTCATTAAAGCAGCAAAGAGTTTAGACCTTAGTACACGAAGTTACTTCAAAGTCATAAAAGTAGCTCGAACCATCGCAGACCTAGAGGCGTCCGATGTAATTGAGACACCCCATATCGCCGAAAGCTTGCAATACCGACAAGTTCAATATTCATAG
- a CDS encoding site-2 protease family protein, with protein sequence MNFTVVIITLLVILVSMTIHEAMHAFMGYFLGDQTAKAEGRLSLNPIRHIDPFLTILLPLTLLVLGAPVFGGAKPVPFNPHKVRFGEWGVALVAIVGPLTNLVLAFTFFGIGVSLGFVDKFGFSPSLIGVTLQAFVFVNLGFFAFNMIPIPPLDGSRVLYALAPDFVRNFMRQVEQYGLVIIMALVMVGSPFISLCMNWLIIHTLQLFILIFSV encoded by the coding sequence ATGAACTTTACGGTAGTGATAATTACATTGTTAGTGATTCTGGTATCAATGACTATTCATGAGGCGATGCACGCTTTTATGGGATATTTTTTGGGTGATCAGACTGCTAAAGCAGAAGGAAGGTTGTCTCTTAATCCTATAAGACATATTGACCCATTTTTAACTATCCTGCTACCGCTAACATTACTAGTGTTGGGCGCTCCAGTATTTGGTGGAGCTAAACCGGTGCCATTTAACCCGCATAAGGTGCGGTTTGGAGAGTGGGGTGTTGCCCTGGTGGCAATCGTCGGACCTCTGACTAACCTAGTACTGGCATTCACTTTTTTTGGTATTGGTGTGAGTCTGGGTTTTGTAGATAAATTTGGCTTTTCTCCATCATTGATTGGTGTCACGCTTCAGGCTTTTGTGTTTGTTAATCTGGGATTTTTTGCTTTCAATATGATTCCTATACCGCCGCTTGACGGATCTAGAGTACTCTATGCATTGGCTCCGGATTTTGTAAGAAATTTCATGAGACAGGTTGAGCAATATGGGCTTGTCATCATCATGGCTCTTGTTATGGTTGGTTCGCCATTTATATCTCTATGCATGAATTGGCTGATTATACACACACTTCAGTTATTTATTTTGATTTTTAGTGTATAA
- the rpmB gene encoding 50S ribosomal protein L28, producing MASRCELTGKGKQYGHNVSFSLRRTKRVFKPNLQKKTFTVGGQKVTMVLSTQAIRTLRKKGILQSAAKAK from the coding sequence ATGGCATCACGATGCGAACTAACCGGCAAAGGCAAGCAGTACGGCCATAACGTGAGCTTCTCACTGCGACGTACAAAGCGAGTTTTTAAGCCGAATCTACAAAAAAAGACCTTTACGGTCGGTGGCCAAAAAGTCACAATGGTACTTAGCACTCAAGCAATTCGCACTCTTCGAAAAAAAGGAATTCTGCAGAGCGCGGCAAAAGCTAAATAA
- a CDS encoding MBL fold metallo-hydrolase, whose protein sequence is MFDIEYKGANAVVFTTKNVKVVFDPKLSLVGKKDLSVEDAVEVLTEDRFASTVGNPRVKFNGPGEYEVADVGLAGFPAQRHIDTEGSNSTIYKLLIGGTRIAVLGNIDPKLSEEQLEQIGVTDIVVLPVGGGGYTLDATAAAVIVKQIDPRVVIPVHYSDLELAYEVPQDVLDTFLKEVGASGIDAGTKWKVKSAEALPEQLTVVKVDRS, encoded by the coding sequence ATGTTTGACATAGAGTATAAGGGTGCTAATGCTGTTGTTTTTACAACAAAAAACGTAAAAGTTGTGTTTGACCCAAAGTTATCATTGGTTGGTAAGAAGGATTTGTCTGTTGAAGATGCAGTTGAGGTACTTACTGAAGACCGCTTTGCATCAACAGTCGGCAATCCTCGGGTGAAATTTAATGGTCCTGGTGAGTATGAGGTGGCAGACGTCGGGTTAGCTGGTTTTCCAGCCCAGCGACACATTGATACGGAAGGGAGCAATAGTACAATATATAAGCTTTTGATAGGTGGAACAAGGATAGCTGTACTGGGTAATATTGATCCAAAATTGAGTGAGGAACAATTGGAGCAAATCGGAGTTACTGATATTGTTGTGCTGCCTGTTGGCGGTGGTGGGTACACCCTGGACGCTACAGCAGCTGCGGTAATTGTTAAACAGATTGATCCTCGAGTTGTCATACCGGTTCATTACTCAGATTTAGAATTAGCATACGAAGTACCACAGGATGTATTAGATACATTCTTAAAAGAAGTGGGCGCTTCCGGTATAGATGCTGGCACCAAGTGGAAGGTTAAATCTGCAGAAGCTTTACCTGAGCAGCTGACAGTAGTTAAGGTTGATCGTAGCTAG
- the infC gene encoding translation initiation factor IF-3, whose product MNKTIRTNGAIRARELRVIGSDGEQLGVMSLRDALAAAEEAGLDLVEISPNANPPVAKIVNWGKYRYQKMKDQQRNRKLAKASDLKQMRFGLKIGQGDLEVKLRKVRKFLEEGHKVRIQVIYKGREMAHKEIGYELIEKITALLEEVAIVEQKPQMAGRNLSVVIRSK is encoded by the coding sequence ATTAATAAAACAATTCGTACCAACGGAGCCATCCGTGCTCGCGAACTACGCGTTATTGGTTCAGACGGTGAGCAGTTAGGAGTAATGTCACTCCGTGACGCACTAGCAGCGGCGGAAGAAGCGGGATTAGATCTCGTGGAAATATCGCCTAACGCTAATCCACCTGTGGCTAAAATCGTCAACTGGGGTAAATACCGGTACCAGAAGATGAAGGATCAGCAGCGCAATCGCAAACTAGCTAAAGCCAGTGACCTGAAGCAAATGCGTTTTGGTCTCAAGATAGGCCAAGGCGACTTGGAAGTAAAACTTCGTAAGGTCCGTAAATTCCTAGAAGAAGGACACAAAGTTCGCATCCAGGTAATTTATAAAGGTCGCGAAATGGCACATAAAGAGATTGGTTACGAGTTGATTGAAAAAATCACTGCCCTACTTGAAGAAGTCGCAATCGTAGAACAAAAACCTCAGATGGCAGGTCGCAATCTGAGCGTAGTAATAAGGAGTAAGTAA
- the rpmI gene encoding 50S ribosomal protein L35 yields MPKLKTHKGTAKRIKLTSTGKLTRQRAFGGHLLAKKSKSRKRAINTTATVKGSMAKNARRAMGV; encoded by the coding sequence ATGCCAAAACTAAAGACCCACAAGGGCACTGCTAAGCGCATTAAGCTAACCAGTACCGGCAAACTAACCCGCCAACGTGCATTTGGCGGTCACCTCTTGGCTAAGAAGTCTAAGAGCCGTAAACGTGCCATTAACACAACAGCAACCGTAAAAGGCTCTATGGCCAAAAACGCTCGTCGAGCAATGGGAGTGTAG